The Clostridia bacterium DNA segment AGCGTGGCCACAACGGACAGCGCGAGAGCGGGGAGGCCCGCCCCAAGCCATGGCGCTCCCAGGGCGGCCGTCGCGCCGATCATGACGGCGCCCTGGACCGCCCCTTCCAGCAACAGGGCGAGGGCGCGCCCGGCCACGACTTCGGCGAACGGCACGCCCAGCGCGAGCATGCGCGCCAGGGTTCCGTTCTCGCGCTCTTCGTGCAGCTCGTACGCCTGATGCATCAGCGTCGACAGCGCGAACATCGCGTAGAACCCGAAGACGATGCGGAGGTACGGGTAGCGGTCCGCGTCGACCGTATCACGGGGCGGCACGGTGCGCACGGGCAGTTCGGGCGCGGCGCGTCCCGTCGCGAGGGACGCGGCCAGCGCACGGGCACGCCGCTCCACGAGGTTCCCCGGTTCGTACGTTGGGCCGTGGAGGAGCTCCAGGTGCGGGTGTCCGGCCGCCACCGAGGCGGAGAAGTCCTCGGGCAGGACAACGGCCACCGGGATCCGCGCCGCAGCCAGCTGCTCCTCGGCATCCGCGCGCGTGCTCCGGCTCACCTGCATGGGCGTCGCCTCGAGACCCTTGACGAAGGCCTGGGCCGCAGGCCCGCCGTCCAGGTCCACCACGACCGCGCGCGTCCCGTCGCCGGTGCCGGCGAACAGGCTGCTGACGACGACACCGAAGAACAGCGGCAGTCCGATCCCCAGCAGAACGTTCACCGGACGGCGGTACCCGCGCCAGAGCGCCGTCGCGGCGATCGTCCACACACGCTTGAGTGCGTTCACCGCTCACGCCTCCCCGACCGAACGGGCCTGCAGCCCGTCGATGATCCAACCGAGCGCGAAAAGGCAAGACCCCGCCACGGCCAGCTTCAGCGTGTCGACAGCGACATCCGAGGGACCGCCGCCGCCGAGCAGCGTCAGATAGCCGTCGAGCATCCACCGGTTCGGAACCACATGGGAGATGCGGGCCAGCACGTCCGGGAAGATGTAAAGGGGAATCATCGACCCACCCAGGAAGCCGAGCACTTGGAAGAGCCCGGCGCTCACCCCGTCCATCACCTCGGGCGTGCGGATCAGCGCCATCAACGTGGCGTTGAGGCCGGCCGCCGCCAGGCTGGCGGCGACGGTCATCAGCGCCCACCCGCGCACGTCGCCCCAGTGGACGCCGAACAGGAGGCGCGTGGCCACGGTCATCGCGAACATGAAGAAGAACGTGACGACCAGGTTGCCGGCGAGCTTGCCGAGCAGGTAGCTCGCGCGGGAGACTCCGGACGCGCGCACGCGAAGGTACACTCCCGTGGCTCGATCGCGGAGGTAGGAGAGCGTCCCGTAACGGGCGGCGAAGTAGATCATCAGCACGCTCATGCCCACGGCGTAGTACTCCGTGGCCCCGGGCTGCCGCGTCGCGCCCCGGTGCGGTTTCACGGCGACGACATCGAGGCGCACCGGGACCGCTGCGACCTCCGGTTCCACCACCGCGGCCGCGGCCTCGCGTGCGGCTTCTTCGACGACGCCGGCCGCCACCGATCCCGGTTCGGCGATCACGAGGGCCGGGCGAGCGGGGAACTCGGGCGGAAGGACCACCGCGGCCTCGGTCCGACGCTCGGTGACGAGTCGCCGGGCCTGCGCTTCGTCCACGGCCTCGCGCACCGTGATGAGTCCGTACTCCTGGGCCGACCGCAGCACCTCGCGGAATTGCGGCGCGGCGGCGTTGTTCGGTGCCGCCACCAGGACGACGCGGTACGGACGATCCGGTTTGAAATCCGGGGAGAAGGCGCGTTGCAGGCTCACGCCCAGGATGAAGTTGAGCGCGAGGGGGACGGCGAAGAGCAGGAAGAGCGCCTGGCGGTCGGTGACGAGCCTGAGCAGCTGGTTGCCCGCGACCGTTCGCACGATGCGCATGCCG contains these protein-coding regions:
- a CDS encoding ABC transporter permease, which gives rise to MNALKRVWTIAATALWRGYRRPVNVLLGIGLPLFFGVVVSSLFAGTGDGTRAVVVDLDGGPAAQAFVKGLEATPMQVSRSTRADAEEQLAAARIPVAVVLPEDFSASVAAGHPHLELLHGPTYEPGNLVERRARALAASLATGRAAPELPVRTVPPRDTVDADRYPYLRIVFGFYAMFALSTLMHQAYELHEERENGTLARMLALGVPFAEVVAGRALALLLEGAVQGAVMIGATAALGAPWLGAGLPALALSVVATLVCASGLALAVAGVTRTAAQVNNVAVLGSTAAAMLGGAFWPLDVVPAFVQKVGHLSPVYWAVDSLREAFAFGGPIVGQAQALAVLVLMGALGAAVGVTGLRRLAE
- a CDS encoding ABC transporter permease, which gives rise to MRIVRTVAGNQLLRLVTDRQALFLLFAVPLALNFILGVSLQRAFSPDFKPDRPYRVVLVAAPNNAAAPQFREVLRSAQEYGLITVREAVDEAQARRLVTERRTEAAVVLPPEFPARPALVIAEPGSVAAGVVEEAAREAAAAVVEPEVAAVPVRLDVVAVKPHRGATRQPGATEYYAVGMSVLMIYFAARYGTLSYLRDRATGVYLRVRASGVSRASYLLGKLAGNLVVTFFFMFAMTVATRLLFGVHWGDVRGWALMTVAASLAAAGLNATLMALIRTPEVMDGVSAGLFQVLGFLGGSMIPLYIFPDVLARISHVVPNRWMLDGYLTLLGGGGPSDVAVDTLKLAVAGSCLFALGWIIDGLQARSVGEA